CCTTTCCAACAGATACCACCTTCTTCCTTAGAGTATCTACCTTCCCCAAGACCTGCCAAATCATAAGTAGATACACGTTTAGTGAATAAAACACAATACATTTCTATACTGATGGCAAGAATCAAGGTCTAAGtttcgatttcaactcaaatatcgaagctccaaaagtacagaaattttgatttcgatttcaatttgaaaaaataatggaaatcaatagtaaagcatgggattcttttgtgaaactttagaaatggtcaATAGAtgtaataatataagttttaggactaatagattacaagttaaatacatctatattgTGTATGAGGTTGGAAAAGTTGTTATATAATTTGTGTATCAAACAAATTTATAAGATAATGTGCGGTAAACATATTcagctaatacaaatgaaattcctaaaccatttaaatattagttattatacaaataatgataatttagacatgaatggttagataaaaaatgttgttgtatgttttttttttatataatttcaaacACCCTCGTAATAATCTTATACAAATAAATTCCTAAaacaatttaattattatttattatacaaataatgataatttagacatgaatggttagataaaaaatgttgttgtaagtttatttttttcatataattttagaTACCATTGTAATAATGTTTTTGTTTtaataaaaatgagagagaaatttcacttcgctCCTAAATCCCTTATTTGAATTCTGAGGAAAGTCTATAgctaaaatttcgacaagttttgctaaaatttcgagatttcgtgaaatttcaaatgattcgttaaaattttgatggaaattatgtaaaacGGGAATCAActaccattttgattttgagggtgaAGGAATTCAGAAATTTCAACAagttcgtggaaatttaagaacATGGTAAGAATAGATGAATTTAAGAATATTTGCTGTAAGTTCCTAACTTTTAACATGTAAAAACAACAGTTGAACCACATGTAAATACAACAATTGAACCACCAACTCACCAAGACCTTCACAAATACACATGCATAGTTCCAAAACTAGATTGAACTTGTGGACATTTAAATATTATCAAAGTTATAGTGTTAATGATTCTGCTGCAACATCAGCACTCCTTTCAGAAGTTGTGAGTGCACTATAATTCCTTCTAAGAATGAACACATTGAATCATCCACAATTTACCTCTTCATAATTTCCATCCCCAAGAGTCAACTCAATAAGTGATCGCTCATAAGGGTGCAAATATTTCTTTTTTGGGAAGTTCTCGTTGTAAGTTCTTAAGGGAACAGCTAGTTCCTGAAGATGGAAGCAGAAGATAAGATTTTGGCTTCAGTTTGTTCACAAGTTCATATGAACATTCCAACATGAACTGAGAACTTGTACATTTGGCTAACATAATAAATGCTAAAGTTAAGATCTTACTTTCATCAGCGCATCAAGTTGCTTTGCAGCTTTATTTTTCACCCTCTTTGCAACATTGGCAATTCCTATCaaacaaataaatcaaatagCACATTTCAGTTCAACAAACAAAAAATGCAAACCATTATTGCAAATTGTGAAATTGAACAAACTGCATGATCAAATACCCTTTGTAGGTGAGACCCTCTTAGCCTTCCTCAGTGCTGAATAAAGAATATCAACAGATGGCATCACCATGGGAAGTTTTTGAAAAGCACCAACAGTTTCAAGTTCAACTGATTCTCTATCCTAGAACCACATTTATAAATCAGATAGAAAAGCATGTTATTTACTAGCGACAAAAAAGCATTTACAATATAGGAAAAATGATGTCCACGAAACCATtaaagaaccctaaaattctgcaaagtaaatttttcaaaaagacaaAAAACCAAACCCTTCAGAACTCTCAGGATAGAACATTAGAAAAACACCTTATGGCAAGAAGCCCTAACAATTCCACACTTGTTCTTTTTCATCTAAAATATACACTTTCTCCCAGCCATTTACTTCTGTTACATAGACAACAAATTATATTACAACAAAAGAGAAATAAGAGAACATAAAAAAGGGAGAATGAGGCATCCtccaataaaaaagaaataaagcaCAAAAGAACCAAAAAGGAATTACTGGATAGCTACTGAAGTATTACTATCTCGTCCCTCTGCAAATCAGTTGAACAAATTCCTCTAAAACAACCATCATTGGAAACCAAAGTGACACCAGGGACACTACCCTATCCCATAAGGAATCACCAGAAAGAGCAGAATCCTTGAACATTCTAGCATTGAGCTCCAATTAAAGGCACCAAATTGCTGCAAGCATAGAGCTTTCCACGGTTCCTTCCTCTCCATCCCTTTACCAAAACAACTAAAAGAAATAGCACACAATTCCTGCAAAGAAGGGGGGCAAACTCACTGCTCCCCAAAAACACCAAACAACCTGTTCCAAATCTTCCACAAAAACAGGCAATGAGAAAACAAATGAGAGGCAGTTTCACCATTCTAATAACACAGCAAATAACAGGAGACAAAACTTTATTTGGCCTTATCTTCTGAAGGAGAGCATTTGTATTATTAATCCTTTCAAGGGCTGCAATCCACATAAAAGACTTGATTTTGGAGAAACCATAGGTCCCATTTACTTTCCGAaaggagttttcattttccatttttagttttccaaagaattattaaaatttggcttatttttcaaattttcaagattctattaaaaatgtagaaaataaaagATTTGCTTCCTTGTGCAAAACaattttcgtttttttttttctatctttcaaaataattacaaaaaagacgcattgttttccaatttttcaaataatacaCCTGaaattagaaatctagaaaacaaTAAGAAGATTTTTTTCAACTTTCCTATACAAATCGGGAAAATTGGAAaagaaggtggcatttttgtaattattggaaaactagaaaatggaaaataaaacaattttccACAAGTGAATAGTGCCAAAACTTTTTATCTGGCAACCTCCAATAAAAGTACTTTGGGTATCAGAGACAATGTAAGCTAACACTCCATAGAAAGAACCTTAGCCATAATCAGTAGCAGCCAACTAATAGGCCTAAAAATCCCTAATCTTAATAGATCAATCATTCTTAGGCACCAGGGTTATCCAAGTAGAATACTCCTCCTAACCAGGATAACTAGGGTGATTGGCTTTCTGttttctattaatttttttttattggttcGTTGTTCTTTATTTTGGTCACAGGCTTaattccaaaatatatatataatccagaaacaatttctttttccttaCGGCAGAAAATAAAAAGCTATATTGCAAAAACACTGAGGCATCATCTGGTATAAAGAAGCAAAGAACCAAAAAAATAGTAATTAGAGAATACATAAACTAAGcataaaataaaaactctcaaaaataattttcagttGGTCACCCCCTCATTACATTTCAcaattaaatatttcaaaaaaacaaaaaacaaaaaaacaaattgaATGCTGCAGAGAGGACTCTATTTTCAAAGATCCATCgatttctatctttccaaagacACCAACAGATTGCTAACATAGGCAATCCCTCCAACAAGACTGCCTTGTAGCTCGCAAGGCTTCAAGAAACCACATAAAAAATATCAAGTTTATATGCTCTAGTAACCCATTTGCTGAATCTTGGTCTGTCCCTATGAGTCATTCTTCTATGAAAGTCCTTAGGTTTAccttaataatatttattttctcaTTCTTTCTGACCCAGTACTTGCACAGCCATGTCAACACCTACCTTCCTTTACGAGAAAACTTTAGCCTCGAGTAGAAAATAAGGAGAGAAGCTCAAGAAAAAGAGAACTAATGAAGCAAAGCCACCCAGCCTTGCTGCATATCAATTAAAGATACTACTCTAAAAAGGCCATCGGCAGAACAACAAAGCAACCTAAAGACCACCTTACTCTGAACCAACATGGGAAGAGTAACAATCCCTGTAAGATTTTAACATTTCTCTCCAACCATGTGGACCAAATATTCACAAGACCTCAGGTTCTTTTTTTTAATGCCAGTAACTCATGAAGAATATTCAACTTTAATTCATTCCAAAAAGAAACTCAAGAAAAAGAGAACTAATGAAGCAAAGCCACCCAGCCTTGCTGCATATCAATTAAAGATACTACGCTAAAAAGGCCATCAGCAGAACAACAAAGCAACCTAAAGACGACCTTACTCCGAACCAACATGGGAAGAGTAACAGTCCCTGTAAGATTTTAGCATTTCTTTCCAACCATATGGACCAAATAATCACAAGAcctcaggtttttttttttagtgccaGTAACTCTGAAGAATATACAACTTTAATTCATTCCAAACTCTAGCCAAAGGTAAGTAATCTAGTTTGAATAAAACTAATCAATATACCTAACCTAGGATCAACTTACCCTGGTCTCTAGGTGAATATAATCCCTATCATCAATAAAGGCTAGTTAATTGGAAGTCAAAATTGCCTTAAACTCAAACTAGTTCACAGTGTCCCCGTATTGCCTAAGGAGTGCcaaaaataacttacccaagtgaAGCCAGCTGTCAAATTttacaaagaaataaaaagaggATCATTCATAATAACAACAAGACATGAAACAGAATACTTTTTAAGGAGGAAAAACAAAGGATAAGTTTGTCAGAGAAGGGGGAAAAAGAGGAGTATATGCTCAATTTTAGATACCAAAAACAGAGCTATATGTACTCTATTTCAATGAAGGAAACAGGAGAAAGATTTCCCATTCCTTAGCCGGAAAATATGTGGCGAGTGGCAACAAAGTGAGTATATACTCTGTACTGAACAATTAAAACAGGGTCATACATGATATGAAGGGTAAGACATGGGAGTAGTGGCAGCAGACTTGCTTTGTGAAAGATCCAATTCCAAACGAGATAAATAAATTGGGAAAGCTTTATCACTATTGAGAAGTGACACATGTGCAGAGAGTCAATAGAAAGTGTAgctcataaaaaataaaacatgaaGGAAAACCAAAATTACCCTGTCACTAAGATGCTCACCTTAGGTACCTCTCACTTCTTAAAATACACTTGCCTACTCATCAAAGGGAAAAACCTCATAAAACTAGCTTTGTCTTAGCCCCTAGGCACATGGCATACCTGATGGTTACCTTTGACTACAAAAGTTACAGAGGCATAAACAGTACAACAGCTTACAAGAGGCATTTGCAATAAACTATTTGCTAGGACCTGCCGACCCATCTAGTGGGAGTTGAGGATTGtcgtttttgttgttgttgttgtatttgcTAGGACCTAAAATACCTGtccaaaaaaaatattgataGGACTTAACTTACTTTTCAACAGCTAACCTTGATTTTACTAGCTAAACTAGCTAAGCATATACTTCCATGATTTATAATTGTTCTAGTGTAAAGCCTATAATCTCGATAATATGCACTGCATCAGTTACTAAACTGATTAATTATAAATCCTAATCACAGATGCCTCCTTCTTAAAgattgaaaattaaaaagaataaaaatttacAAAAGAACTTATAATCCTACACATAAGATTGCCATTAACCACATTTATATATTCTCCAAAAAACTCATTAGTTACTCGCATAAGATTTCCCTTAAAAGCATCCATATCTCTTCCCAAAAAAGTTAGTCATATAACCAGAACATATACCCCAAGCTTCATCTCCACATATTGCTTCACAGTCCAAACCACCTTTACATATTTGAGAGGTCTCTCTATGAAGTACTCTCACTATCAGACATGAGAGGCTAAAAACCAACCCCTCCTAAGTTGACCCTCTAATAAAAAAGAATTTCAATAGGATGCCGACAGAGTGCTTGATATTGTTGTCTTCACTtgttcatcctcataaattcaGAAGCTATAGAATTTGGCCATCCACATGTTTCTGTCATCTTATGAGTCACTTACTTTAGCCACAAAGGCCataacttcttccccttttgctCAAACTCCCTACGTAAGCATTTTGTTTCAAGATGACCACCCCACCGTAGGGAATTCTAGTAAAACCTCTTTTTCACACCCATTAACTCAAAATCTTCTCTCTTCCATGTCTTCAACTTCTTTTCAATGACTTTTTCAGCTTCTTCGCTGAAGTAACTGCATGTTTAGTACACAAGATGGAATGGAAGGGGCAGAATGAAATCAAATAAGTGAATTGTTGCAAATGCATAAGGTGTCCCTCATAAATACATAACTAAAAGCCGTAATAATTTAGATGAGAAAGCATGgggaaaataaaaatgtaaatagTAGTAAAAGCAGTGAACTTAAGTAGGTTCACAACAAAAGTCAATGTCTCATCCTTCCCTCAAGAAATCCCTTATACTAAATTAATAATACTTATACGAGGACTACCTTCTCTTTCTTCTGTTGTTTAGTTCCATCAGTGGGTACATAGCTTCCCTTCACAACTTCATATGTCATAGTCTGCAGTTTCTTACAAAAGCACATGACAGGGTAGATTTCTTCTCCAGGTAGCATATGTCGACCTGCATTCAGGGCAGCGTATGTATATTGGAAAAAGTGTTATCATCACACCAGTAGAATTTTAATTTGTGAAGTGTATGTCTGCTGCATACTCATGTGTTCACGTACAGATGTGTATAAACACAGAAACAATTTTAGCACCCACTTAGTCATggaaaacagttttcattttccattttagttttccaaaaaattacgAAAAAGTTagcaaatttttcatttttataacatttatgtAAAATAATGGACAACAATAAACAGTTTTGGCAATATTTACTTGTGAAAttaattctcattttcattttaaatttttcaaaaaattacaaaaatgtcatCTTGTTTCCCAAATTTCTAAATTTATAGAgaagttggaaaacatcttttcattatttttctagatttctaactatTCCTTTACATATGGGAGAATGAAATTCAGATATTGGACTTTGTGTGGATTATGCATAGAGTTTCTTCTTAAtcaacacaaatccaaattcaaacccccaaaatccatgattctgaatattatcttatataaattttggaaaattgaaaaataagttatctttttttttttttttttaaatctagaaatagaaaatgaaaatttgttttgcacatttaaacaaactcttcattttctatcttttcaatagaatcttgaaaattttaagaataagctaaaacttttataattctttgaaaaactaaagaTTAGAAAATGGAAAATGGTTTCCGCAACTAGGCGAGCCCTTAGTATTTACTACAAAATTAACATAAAGATGGAAGAACGAAACACGGAAAGAGAAAGTTGCATTTGACAGGGGGAGTTTGAATTTATAAACTAAAAGAAACTTAAAAAAATTGATAAACTAGCTGGAtgaaaaattgtaataactaaaatatatataaatgaagatAGTTGAAGGCCGTACGATAGGCAAAATGCAAGGCCAAAACATGAAATATCTCAAACCCGCGTAAATTTCTAAGGGATAAACCAGATTTTGACATGAGTGCTCTACCaaataaatgcatatatgaatatcaaaaaaatatattaatgtaaGTAGAAAATTGTATAATAGAATTTAAGTGTGCCAGCATTTTTTTTCATATGTAATAAGTCCATGTAATCACAGAATATAATTCAGGATGAACTCATtcatgaaaagaaaaaaagacgagagagagagagagagagagagatagcgaACCTTTAGCCAAGTTGGAGCTTCTCAGTAGAAGTTTGGTTGAAGGAAGCTGCCATAGCTGTATGACATTAGAACCTCCGCTCATCAACatctccctcactctctctctctctctctctccccctcacAATGGTTCGGGTTTTTGGCCCCGAGGTTTGTTCTCTCTACAACATTCTTCTAGGAGTTCAACGAGTCCGGACTCACTGGCTTCCCAAGCGAGTTTTCACCTGTCCGACTCACAGTACGGGGTTGACAAAATTAAAAACAATTTAACATGTGTTTGAGGGGAGAGATTGAAATATTTatgtaaatttagataaaatgtaataaaaaactatattaaattttatttaatattaaaaaattttaattttaaatctaaaatttatcctcttaaatataaataatattttttaaagatttcATTCATAAAAATCGTATGTTTGtctctgaaaaatattttgtttgattcgtaTTATAAAACCTTTTAAccataaatatttatttgattaattgtgaaattttttatagatatatttaaaattatcaTTATACCCTTTGACATTTGTATagttaataaattaaaaattaattgaaacataataattatatatatttatatatatatataattaaatagaTATCCTAAAACTTTAcacaattataaatttaaaaaaaattaatacctaGTATTCTAATTAACCAAAATAATAGGACAATAATTTTAGTTATTACAGTATGTtgctataatataataataatgtttTATAAGGCTGGGTCAAGGAATTAAGGTACACATTGAGGCTAGCCAACCAAGATTAATAATAATGGTTAGGAAATTTAATTACTCATTCATATAAAATGAATGTGGCAGTATAAGTAATCTCCAAAACTCTTTAATTTCAACTTGCCCAAAATAATTAAGAGTTGCATCTtaaatctcaaaaataatttgaatttcttGTCATGGTTTACTTAATCACTAATAAGTTGTTCAAAATCATATGAATTTTTttacttcttatttttctttatttttaaagtatttataatttatttacataCTTTTATATAGAAATAAAATTCTCAAGAAGTTTTAGACCTCAATGCTTCAAGGCTTATGCCTCATCTGTTAAGGGTTAAAATTCATCAGGGCATTGTTTCTGAAAAcattataaattattaataattttatttttttgttaataaTTTGTTGTTTTGAATACTATAATAGCTCGTAATAATACTAAATATTAAGGCATTGGTGTCCAATTGACCAAAATAGTGAGGGCAAGTCAATCCCAAAAGCAGGAAACTTACCTTTCGAGAAAGATGAGAATGTGATGCCCATATTTTATAAGAATCTTCCATTCTCATAAAATTTAAGATTCTAGCCATgtcaaatttttaaatcaaaacaaaatttgtATAAAATGCAAATATAGTTGTATGTTGTGCGTTGGTTTATATAAATTGTATTAAAAAGAATCCCAAAACCACCAACATCACCCAATTTTTTAAAGTAGAACAAAAGAAAAATAGGTAAAtaacctcttgcaaaaatgcaagataAGGTTGTGTACTATAAACTCATTGTGATCCATCCATTTTTTAGAccccgcatacgcgggagctttgtacACCGGGCTGCCTTTTTATAGAAGtcccaaaaaaaattcaaaaattatattgtaTAATGTTTTAGAAGATGCATAGAATGCATTAGTACTTATCACAAGATCACAGCAACAATCTCATGAGAGGAAATCTAGCAAAGTAAAGTGGCACAGAGCATTTTGTAAAAGTTCATGTGAATAATCAGGTATTTGGAATAATTATCGAATGTTGTCTATGTGGCaaagaaaaatgaataataataataataataataataataataataataataataataagtatttaCTGTCCATTACAATCTTACTAATCGATGGGGCTTTTGAGGTATGAGATGTTTTAATAACCAAGTTTTTATAGCTAAGCAAGTTGTTTATAAAACAACATTAAAATGTCCTTATTCTATTGGCATATTCGAATCGGTGGTAACGTCTTCCGGTTAAAGAATGTCAAGGTCACTCATCAAAGAGTTATAAACATAATTTTCCATAGCATATGAGGCAAATTCAAGGAAGTCAATATCGATGACATGATAGTAAAATATCAAACTTTTGCAGATTGTATCAAATTAAAACATAGTTACAAGATTTGAAAGAGCTTTTGAGGTTGTGTAGGTATTCCTAGGTTTTTAATTCATAATAGAGGAATTAATATGGATAGAATAAAGCTCAAACTATTATAATGGCTCAGCGTTGTGCTAACAAGAAAGAATTGTAAAGATTATTGGGAAGTGTGAATATgttacatcatttttttttttttttttgaatataacATGAAAACAAGAGCCTTTGCACATTTATCAAAGCTTGAGTCTTATAAAGAAATCAAATGGCAAACAAAAATCCAAGAAGAGGCCTTCAAGAAG
This region of Malania oleifera isolate guangnan ecotype guangnan chromosome 10, ASM2987363v1, whole genome shotgun sequence genomic DNA includes:
- the LOC131165366 gene encoding nucleolar GTP-binding protein 1 isoform X5, whose amino-acid sequence is MLMSGGSNVIQLWQLPSTKLLLRSSNLAKGRHMLPGEEIYPVMCFCKKLQTMTYEVVKGSYVPTDGTKQQKKEKDRESVELETVGAFQKLPMVMPSVDILYSALRKAKRVSPTKGIANVAKRVKNKAAKQLDALMKELAVPLRTYNENFPKKKYLHPYERSLIELTLGDGNYEEVLGKVDTLRKKVVSVGKEHASLCAKSLTKREAEERLSEGMQTVEEVFNEKRKAIDDLLNIAKTLRAMPVVDLESPTLCLVGAPNVGKSSLVRILSTGKPEICNYPFTTRGILMGHISFNYQHFQVTDTPGLLKRCDADRNNLEKLTLAVLSHLPTAVLYVHDLSGECGMSPSDQLKGRVHELLISQKARIQAP